From the genome of Solidesulfovibrio carbinolicus, one region includes:
- a CDS encoding response regulator: MARILIVDDAAITRTMLRGILEKAGHQVAEAADGDAAIAAFRETPAQAAFVDIFMPGKEGLATIKELLELAPSLPIIAISAGSTFTDTETLGWAKSYGAKFTLPKPLAAAAVLETLGQIFK; this comes from the coding sequence GTGGCCCGAATCCTCATCGTCGACGACGCCGCCATCACCCGCACCATGCTGCGCGGCATCCTGGAAAAAGCCGGCCACCAGGTGGCCGAAGCCGCCGACGGCGACGCCGCCATAGCCGCCTTCCGTGAGACCCCGGCCCAGGCCGCCTTCGTCGATATCTTCATGCCCGGCAAGGAAGGGCTGGCCACCATCAAGGAACTCCTCGAACTGGCCCCAAGCCTGCCCATCATCGCCATCAGCGCCGGCAGCACCTTCACCGACACCGAAACCCTGGGCTGGGCCAAAAGCTACGGCGCGAAATTCACCCTGCCCAAACCCCTGGCCGCCGCCGCCGTTCTGGAGACTTTGGGGCAGATATTTAAGTAA
- a CDS encoding methyl-accepting chemotaxis protein encodes MKAPRDWSISLKIAIVFIAMLTALSGFTMLYFLYELGQYREESGLELRTRLMAEAKERQRQAVGQAYDVIKYFYDVSQDDAALKKRAHDHLKAVVDAVAGQAKAYYDAHKDNMPREEIEAQIKAMVRQARFDGDNYIWINDLSPRMVMHPTQPALEGQDISGYRDPKGTALFQEMVKAAKDKGQGMVAYLWDKPGAKNDPKLKVSYVRLVPELGWIFGSGAWVEDETARLQAEAKAQLSKMRLPDGNYFFIYDNTRPIPRVVMHPIRPDFDGKVLDSAQFDRATSMNPGAQAAAVPYPGGKTNIATGMADAVAATGEGFVSYAWPKPQASGGETSESYPKLSYVKLFKPWNWIVGMGDYVDGIDREVATQAAQLDQAVRAIVVKLVIFSIVFLIGMAALCLLTVRRLLNRPISAIVSYADKVAGGDLAAEPASGLTAEMASLAASISAMVDHLKTELEFAKGILNSVTLPCVVAAPDGKITLVNRWLAHFLGEKKEPEAYVGRHMNDVFASHVIVSQVLGDVMSRREIMTNVEYDGRYAWGERFFIKIDAAPINDGAGRILGVFAMLATLTKVKMQQEALAEQNRLIAAAANTAEGISAKVADNARDLAERIDRTNEGVSYQRQRSIETATAMEEMNASVLEVAQNAGLAAGSADEAKEKARQGSDMVRQVVAAIEDVRAMAETLRGDMAELDKTAENIGRVLEVISDIADQTNLLALNAAIEAARAGDAGRGFAVVADEVRKLAEKTMTATREVGQAITAVQQAARRGNQETVRAAEAVSRSTDLAEAAGEALAAIVGMVDSTADQVRAIATAAEQQSATAAEISRATEEVSRIAEDIRAGMDASVDAVRGLNDETRELGALIEHMQTSGEAEAEDQPRRLPS; translated from the coding sequence ATGAAAGCACCGCGCGACTGGTCCATCAGCCTCAAGATCGCCATTGTCTTCATTGCCATGCTGACGGCCCTGTCGGGCTTCACCATGCTGTATTTTCTCTACGAGCTCGGCCAATACCGCGAGGAAAGCGGCCTTGAGCTGCGAACCCGACTCATGGCCGAGGCCAAGGAGCGTCAACGTCAGGCCGTAGGCCAGGCTTATGACGTCATCAAATACTTCTACGACGTTTCCCAGGATGACGCGGCGCTGAAAAAACGCGCCCATGATCATTTAAAAGCCGTGGTGGACGCGGTCGCGGGCCAGGCCAAGGCCTATTACGACGCCCATAAAGACAACATGCCCCGCGAGGAAATCGAAGCGCAGATCAAGGCCATGGTCCGCCAGGCCCGCTTCGACGGCGACAACTACATCTGGATCAACGACCTGTCCCCCCGCATGGTCATGCACCCGACCCAGCCGGCCCTGGAAGGCCAGGACATCTCGGGCTACCGCGATCCCAAGGGCACGGCCCTTTTCCAGGAAATGGTCAAGGCGGCCAAGGACAAGGGCCAGGGCATGGTGGCCTACCTGTGGGACAAGCCCGGGGCCAAAAACGATCCCAAGCTCAAGGTTTCCTACGTGCGCCTTGTGCCCGAACTGGGCTGGATCTTCGGTTCCGGGGCCTGGGTGGAGGACGAGACGGCCCGGCTGCAGGCCGAAGCCAAGGCCCAGCTGTCCAAGATGCGCCTGCCAGACGGCAACTATTTCTTCATCTACGACAACACCCGGCCCATCCCGCGCGTGGTCATGCACCCCATCCGCCCGGATTTCGACGGCAAGGTCCTGGATTCGGCCCAGTTCGACCGGGCCACGTCCATGAACCCGGGCGCCCAGGCCGCCGCAGTCCCCTATCCCGGCGGCAAGACCAACATCGCCACGGGCATGGCCGACGCCGTGGCCGCCACCGGCGAAGGCTTCGTCAGCTACGCCTGGCCCAAACCCCAGGCCAGCGGCGGCGAAACCAGCGAATCCTACCCCAAACTCAGCTACGTCAAGCTGTTCAAACCCTGGAACTGGATCGTGGGCATGGGCGACTACGTGGACGGCATCGACCGCGAAGTGGCCACGCAAGCCGCCCAGCTCGACCAGGCCGTGCGGGCCATCGTCGTCAAGCTGGTCATCTTCTCCATTGTCTTCCTTATCGGCATGGCCGCCCTGTGTCTGCTTACGGTGCGCCGGCTGCTCAACCGGCCGATCTCAGCCATTGTCTCCTACGCCGACAAGGTGGCCGGCGGCGACTTGGCCGCCGAGCCCGCCTCGGGGCTGACCGCCGAAATGGCCAGCCTGGCCGCTTCCATCAGCGCCATGGTGGACCACCTCAAGACCGAATTGGAATTCGCCAAGGGCATCCTCAACTCCGTAACCCTGCCCTGCGTGGTGGCCGCCCCGGACGGCAAGATCACCCTGGTCAACCGCTGGCTGGCCCACTTCCTGGGCGAGAAAAAAGAACCCGAGGCCTACGTCGGCCGACACATGAACGACGTGTTCGCCAGCCACGTCATCGTCTCCCAGGTCCTTGGCGACGTCATGAGCCGCCGGGAAATCATGACCAACGTCGAATACGACGGCCGTTACGCCTGGGGCGAGCGTTTCTTCATCAAAATCGACGCCGCGCCCATAAACGACGGCGCCGGCCGCATACTCGGCGTTTTCGCCATGCTGGCCACGCTCACCAAGGTCAAAATGCAGCAGGAAGCCCTGGCCGAACAAAACCGGCTCATCGCCGCCGCCGCCAACACCGCCGAAGGCATCTCGGCCAAGGTGGCCGACAACGCCCGGGACCTGGCCGAACGCATCGACCGCACCAATGAAGGCGTGTCCTACCAGCGCCAACGCAGCATTGAAACCGCCACGGCCATGGAGGAAATGAACGCCTCGGTGCTGGAAGTGGCCCAAAACGCCGGCCTGGCCGCCGGCAGCGCCGACGAGGCCAAGGAGAAGGCCCGCCAAGGCTCGGACATGGTGCGCCAGGTCGTGGCCGCCATTGAGGACGTGAGGGCCATGGCCGAGACGCTTCGCGGCGACATGGCCGAACTCGACAAGACCGCCGAAAATATCGGCCGTGTGCTGGAGGTCATCTCCGACATCGCCGACCAGACCAACTTGCTGGCGCTCAACGCCGCCATCGAGGCCGCCCGGGCCGGCGACGCTGGGCGCGGCTTTGCCGTGGTGGCCGACGAGGTGCGCAAACTGGCCGAAAAAACCATGACCGCCACCCGCGAGGTCGGCCAGGCCATCACCGCCGTGCAGCAGGCCGCCAGGCGCGGCAACCAGGAAACCGTCCGGGCCGCCGAAGCCGTGTCGCGCAGCACCGACCTGGCCGAAGCCGCCGGCGAAGCCCTGGCCGCCATTGTCGGCATGGTCGACAGCACCGCCGATCAGGTCCGGGCCATCGCCACGGCCGCCGAACAGCAATCGGCCACGGCCGCCGAGATCAGCCGGGCCACCGAGGAAGTCAGCCGCATCGCCGAAGACATCCGCGCCGGCATGGACGCCTCGGTGGACGCCGTGCGCGGCCTCAACGACGAAACCCGGGAACTCGGCGCACTCATCGAACACATGCAGACCAGCGGCGAGGCCGAGGCCGAAGACCAGCCGCGCCGCCTGCCGTCCTGA
- the tsaA gene encoding tRNA (N6-threonylcarbamoyladenosine(37)-N6)-methyltransferase TrmO, protein MPPETSIALRPIGVIRTPYAALEGMPIQPGGARESLGRVELDPELAPALADVDGFSHVYLIYCFHESSGYKTTVTPYLDDTPRGLFATRAPKRPNPIGLSVVEVVSVAGNVLTVRGADMLDGTPLLDIKPYAPAFDAPAGPVRSGWLEGRGQTVGQTRSDDRFVGPD, encoded by the coding sequence ATGCCCCCGGAAACATCCATCGCCCTGCGTCCCATCGGCGTGATCCGCACACCCTACGCCGCCCTCGAAGGGATGCCCATCCAGCCCGGCGGCGCCAGGGAAAGCCTGGGCCGGGTGGAGCTTGACCCCGAACTGGCTCCGGCCCTGGCCGACGTGGACGGCTTTTCCCACGTCTACCTCATTTACTGCTTCCACGAGTCCTCGGGCTACAAGACCACGGTGACGCCCTATCTCGACGACACGCCGCGCGGGCTTTTCGCCACCCGCGCCCCCAAACGGCCCAACCCTATCGGGTTGTCCGTGGTGGAGGTGGTGTCGGTTGCGGGCAACGTGCTGACCGTTCGCGGCGCGGACATGCTCGACGGCACGCCGCTTCTCGACATCAAGCCCTATGCCCCGGCCTTCGACGCCCCGGCCGGCCCGGTGCGAAGCGGCTGGCTGGAAGGACGCGGCCAGACCGTGGGGCAGACGCGCTCCGACGACCGGTTCGTCGGCCCGGACTGA
- a CDS encoding zinc ribbon domain-containing protein, whose amino-acid sequence MPLYDFACRVCGREFEAMAPMDRTENICACGGSAKRLLSVGRGYRADADWLPSVTAVADKTSSAPHVRAFLAEPSRANYRRFLRGEGIRPQEPGEERGRRPDPGPALSREVLERHKARCGRV is encoded by the coding sequence ATGCCGCTGTATGATTTCGCCTGCCGGGTCTGCGGCCGGGAGTTCGAAGCCATGGCCCCCATGGACCGGACCGAAAACATTTGCGCCTGCGGCGGCTCGGCCAAGCGCTTGCTGTCGGTGGGGCGCGGCTACCGGGCAGACGCCGACTGGCTCCCATCCGTCACGGCCGTGGCCGACAAGACCTCGTCCGCGCCCCATGTCCGGGCCTTTTTGGCCGAACCCAGCCGGGCCAACTACCGCCGGTTCCTGCGCGGCGAGGGCATCCGTCCCCAGGAGCCCGGCGAGGAACGCGGCCGCCGTCCGGACCCCGGCCCGGCCCTCTCCCGGGAAGTTCTCGAACGTCACAAGGCGCGTTGCGGCCGGGTCTGA
- a CDS encoding phage major capsid protein — protein MSLSLSEIEAITNDYFAAAGGRAVDIYFRNSFLLDLLMNRQAGLFERPAGGEKIRVPLSYSDSEGGFFTRADTLSSDDRVTINAAAFNWKHAYGNATVYLTDEVAAAGDYAVVQFVTQKLETAQRTCSGWLAATLYSAAGDEAPTLTGLRALTSPDPDKAYGGIAENDLVAADGSKPWKGVTVADAETMSLETLQTLRSAAKVSDGRDGKPNVAVTTEALYNKVSRILQVQQRFVTDDGVAQAGFAHLVYEGMVLAADDYCPAGHLFTVNTNHLGFAIHQNGFFARQPWVDLAGPAGRSMKILWHGNLICSNRKAHACHANLS, from the coding sequence ATGTCCCTTTCGCTCAGTGAAATCGAAGCCATCACCAACGACTATTTCGCCGCCGCCGGCGGCCGGGCCGTGGACATCTACTTCCGCAACTCGTTTTTGCTCGACCTGCTCATGAACCGCCAGGCCGGCCTGTTCGAGCGCCCGGCCGGGGGCGAGAAGATCCGGGTGCCCCTGTCCTACTCCGACAGCGAAGGCGGCTTTTTCACCCGGGCCGACACGCTCTCCAGCGACGACCGCGTCACCATCAACGCCGCCGCCTTCAACTGGAAGCACGCCTACGGCAACGCCACCGTCTACCTCACCGACGAGGTGGCCGCCGCCGGGGACTACGCCGTGGTCCAGTTCGTCACCCAGAAGCTCGAAACCGCCCAGCGCACCTGCTCGGGCTGGCTGGCCGCCACGCTCTATTCCGCCGCCGGCGACGAGGCCCCGACCCTGACCGGCCTGCGGGCCCTGACCAGCCCCGATCCCGACAAGGCCTACGGCGGCATCGCCGAAAACGACCTCGTGGCCGCCGACGGCTCCAAGCCCTGGAAGGGCGTCACCGTGGCCGACGCCGAGACCATGAGCCTGGAGACCCTGCAGACCCTGCGCAGCGCCGCCAAGGTCTCCGATGGCCGCGACGGCAAGCCCAACGTGGCCGTCACCACCGAGGCCCTCTACAACAAGGTCTCCCGCATCCTGCAGGTCCAGCAGCGCTTCGTCACCGACGACGGCGTGGCCCAGGCCGGGTTCGCCCACCTCGTCTACGAAGGCATGGTGCTGGCCGCCGACGACTACTGCCCGGCCGGCCACCTCTTCACCGTCAACACCAACCACCTGGGCTTCGCCATCCACCAAAACGGCTTTTTCGCCCGCCAGCCCTGGGTCGATCTGGCCGGACCGGCCGGGCGCTCCATGAAGATCCTGTGGCACGGCAACCTCATCTGCTCCAACCGCAAGGCCCACGCCTGTCACGCCAATCTGTCCTAA
- a CDS encoding phage adaptor protein, producing MAMAAMNLPRADAQGIRRAVPDSLAGLTAEVSGIVGDPSVSEDDVAQALGRGLLAAAAAARLPDLAAWAEIPLASGQADAPLPADLLHAPVDAFLLPARGRVRLAPDLAALRRSCPATRPGRPRLAALAGGRLHVRPVPAGDVIIGFEYGRLPAPLAAPGDKPEGLPVHLAGPLLVAYACRELFERLEEGADGAKTQTAAYGKRYEALLAELTATTSPRQTAPADIPSAADPYGFGEDWP from the coding sequence ATGGCCATGGCCGCCATGAACCTGCCCCGGGCCGACGCCCAGGGGATACGCCGCGCCGTGCCTGACAGCCTGGCCGGGCTTACCGCCGAAGTGTCGGGCATCGTCGGCGACCCGTCGGTGTCCGAGGACGACGTGGCCCAGGCCCTTGGCCGGGGCCTGCTCGCCGCCGCCGCCGCCGCGCGCCTGCCCGATCTGGCCGCCTGGGCCGAGATTCCCCTGGCCTCGGGGCAGGCCGACGCGCCCTTGCCGGCCGATCTCCTCCATGCTCCCGTCGATGCCTTCCTCCTCCCCGCCCGCGGCCGGGTCCGGCTGGCCCCGGACCTGGCCGCCCTGCGGCGGTCCTGCCCGGCCACGCGCCCCGGCCGGCCGCGCCTGGCCGCACTGGCCGGCGGCCGGCTCCATGTCCGGCCCGTGCCGGCGGGGGATGTCATCATCGGCTTCGAATACGGACGCCTGCCCGCCCCCCTGGCCGCGCCCGGGGACAAGCCCGAGGGGTTGCCCGTCCATCTGGCCGGGCCGCTGCTGGTCGCCTACGCCTGCCGGGAGCTGTTCGAGCGCCTGGAGGAAGGGGCCGACGGGGCCAAAACCCAAACCGCCGCCTACGGCAAACGCTACGAGGCCTTGCTGGCCGAGCTGACGGCCACGACCAGCCCGCGCCAGACCGCGCCGGCCGACATCCCCTCGGCCGCCGACCCGTACGGCTTTGGCGAGGACTGGCCGTGA
- a CDS encoding transglutaminase-like domain-containing protein produces the protein MASLDEYLFAMEALPEEALNARSLVVLDLAAAATGTCGVVTAGHGLALPLPAALAQGSWQPAAAARLPILEIQASQAGWRPGVGETTLPPVQAAATGTIPALAEAVLVPLFALAGGGAWAALTLPLTVLGLSDLSRRGSGAPRLPRLIARGQSCSLESPALTGVVDAARAVALLGVGDPDLAEAVAGLPSGDDAIALALLDRTARALTYVADADDAWRCAPATLALGQGDCEDGAILLHGLMLAAGLPADRIVTVFGRVGANRDGHAWVAWRRRGDGRWTALDWTLGPTQGPMAALPAMGDPNIYVFVDYALTSGAFFPVRQEAAVFFARAAGDGVVLPRPACRAGAAHGAAAEADLPAGWEASSQTGARAAPTLAAPTVVGRAGYSRAGLAWPSLGLAALAGGLCGLPLPGWGGTGFGGGGGQAAAGLPEWAGLGQAVQAALVSGQGRLPCPDCRAWGLAGAAGFAACRLWPPRGAGIGLAGPLGDSAATLPCLFPDGSGRPESLALAAVALGGPVAAGLGRAQRLGLAGRGNGEEWT, from the coding sequence ATGGCCAGCCTTGACGAGTATCTTTTCGCCATGGAGGCCCTGCCCGAGGAGGCGCTTAACGCCCGCAGCCTTGTCGTCCTCGACCTGGCCGCCGCCGCAACCGGGACCTGCGGCGTGGTCACGGCCGGCCACGGCCTGGCCCTGCCTCTGCCGGCCGCCCTGGCCCAAGGCTCCTGGCAGCCCGCCGCCGCCGCGCGTCTGCCCATACTGGAGATCCAGGCCAGCCAGGCCGGCTGGCGGCCGGGCGTCGGCGAAACCACGCTTCCCCCGGTTCAGGCCGCCGCCACAGGGACCATCCCGGCCTTGGCCGAGGCCGTGCTGGTCCCGCTGTTCGCCCTGGCCGGCGGCGGAGCCTGGGCCGCGCTGACCTTGCCCCTTACCGTGCTGGGCCTGTCCGACCTTTCCCGCCGGGGCAGCGGCGCGCCGCGTCTGCCGAGGCTTATCGCCCGGGGCCAGTCCTGTTCCCTGGAAAGCCCGGCCCTGACCGGGGTCGTGGACGCCGCCCGGGCTGTTGCCCTGCTCGGCGTCGGCGACCCGGACCTGGCCGAGGCCGTGGCCGGCCTGCCATCTGGTGACGACGCCATCGCCCTGGCGCTTCTGGACAGGACCGCCAGGGCGCTGACCTACGTGGCCGACGCCGACGACGCCTGGCGCTGCGCCCCGGCCACCTTGGCCCTTGGACAGGGCGACTGCGAGGACGGAGCCATATTGCTCCACGGCCTGATGCTGGCCGCCGGCCTGCCGGCCGACCGCATCGTCACGGTCTTTGGCCGGGTGGGGGCCAACCGCGACGGCCATGCCTGGGTGGCCTGGCGGCGGCGCGGCGACGGCCGTTGGACCGCCCTGGACTGGACTCTGGGTCCGACCCAAGGCCCCATGGCCGCCCTGCCGGCCATGGGCGACCCCAATATCTACGTCTTCGTGGACTACGCCTTGACCAGCGGCGCGTTTTTCCCGGTGCGCCAGGAGGCGGCGGTCTTTTTCGCCCGGGCGGCCGGCGATGGCGTTGTCCTGCCCCGGCCGGCCTGCCGGGCCGGGGCGGCCCACGGTGCGGCAGCTGAAGCCGATTTGCCGGCCGGCTGGGAAGCGTCCAGCCAGACCGGCGCGCGCGCTGCCCCGACCCTGGCCGCGCCGACCGTTGTCGGGCGGGCCGGGTACAGCCGCGCCGGCCTCGCCTGGCCGAGCCTTGGCCTTGCCGCCTTGGCCGGCGGGCTTTGCGGGCTGCCCCTGCCCGGTTGGGGCGGAACCGGGTTTGGCGGCGGCGGCGGGCAGGCCGCCGCCGGACTGCCGGAGTGGGCCGGCCTGGGACAGGCTGTCCAGGCCGCCCTGGTTTCAGGCCAGGGCCGGCTCCCTTGCCCAGACTGCCGGGCCTGGGGCCTGGCCGGCGCGGCCGGCTTTGCTGCCTGCCGCTTGTGGCCGCCGCGAGGGGCCGGGATCGGCCTGGCCGGGCCGCTGGGGGACAGCGCGGCAACGCTCCCGTGCCTGTTCCCGGACGGGTCGGGCCGGCCGGAAAGCCTGGCCCTGGCGGCTGTGGCTCTTGGCGGCCCGGTCGCGGCCGGCCTGGGACGCGCACAACGCCTGGGCCTTGCCGGCCGGGGCAACGGGGAGGAATGGACATGA
- a CDS encoding LamG domain-containing protein yields MDDDFAPTPRLRLAVGGDEPARLRRAGLRELDIMRRENVFDLPVYERRSRLATGETVLCRRVGGQEYVTLGPGRRREADDEPRSAPTPKRRRDGDFYAIPDCLARYEGLADLQNAVPHGTLAGWTLGLGAAVTVIPADEAGLPAYAGLPQAGIARDVGVFRLPGGAASGLLYGREHIPDDAPFSVSCLVRLTAPLEYDYDFDARGVRNPVRTYLLRSQDGGDFLKDCPGDLSPLIGFCSPHRHPDWEEDAVYPWSPWNENFAGTPDRIAGARRASAPCPEAPRLAGETYLDGQGNPYPYPDGFEMGVQAAGVFVTGGNRLLAARLSHFENQFGTTPAVSDPLEIGVWHHVVMTHETDETVRLYVVREDQAQGAAYGGKMPLCALDAACTYQASGVNAWTLRSGEGGEAIAAYRMNAAMDVGLPRFFHYALSPGQAWLLSLEALSGLFVADDHETAQAVAQGLTPVTIVKEEA; encoded by the coding sequence ATGGACGACGACTTTGCACCCACGCCGCGCCTGCGCCTGGCTGTCGGCGGCGACGAACCGGCCCGGCTGCGGCGTGCGGGCCTTCGGGAACTCGACATCATGCGCCGGGAAAACGTCTTCGATCTGCCCGTTTACGAACGGCGCTCGCGCCTGGCCACCGGCGAAACGGTCCTGTGCCGCCGGGTAGGCGGCCAGGAGTACGTGACCCTGGGGCCAGGCCGCCGCCGGGAAGCCGACGACGAGCCCCGGAGCGCGCCAACGCCCAAGCGGCGGCGCGACGGCGACTTCTACGCCATCCCGGACTGCCTGGCCCGCTACGAAGGCCTAGCCGATCTCCAAAACGCCGTGCCCCACGGCACGCTGGCCGGCTGGACCCTGGGCCTGGGCGCGGCCGTCACCGTCATCCCGGCGGACGAGGCCGGACTGCCGGCCTACGCCGGACTGCCGCAAGCCGGCATCGCCCGCGACGTCGGCGTCTTTCGCCTGCCCGGGGGGGCGGCCTCGGGCCTGCTCTACGGCCGGGAGCATATCCCGGACGACGCGCCCTTTTCCGTGAGCTGCCTGGTGCGCCTGACCGCGCCCCTGGAATACGACTACGACTTCGACGCCCGGGGGGTGCGCAACCCGGTGCGGACCTATCTGCTGCGAAGCCAGGACGGTGGGGACTTCCTCAAGGACTGCCCGGGCGACCTGTCGCCCCTGATCGGCTTCTGCTCGCCTCATCGCCATCCCGACTGGGAAGAGGACGCCGTCTATCCCTGGTCACCCTGGAACGAAAACTTCGCCGGCACGCCGGACCGCATCGCCGGCGCGCGCCGGGCCAGCGCCCCGTGTCCCGAAGCCCCGCGCCTGGCCGGCGAAACGTATTTGGACGGCCAGGGCAACCCCTACCCCTATCCCGACGGCTTCGAGATGGGCGTCCAGGCGGCCGGGGTGTTCGTCACCGGCGGCAACCGGCTGCTGGCCGCCCGGCTGTCGCATTTTGAAAACCAGTTCGGCACGACTCCGGCCGTGTCCGATCCCCTGGAAATCGGGGTCTGGCATCATGTCGTCATGACCCATGAAACCGACGAAACCGTGCGGCTCTATGTCGTACGCGAGGATCAGGCCCAGGGCGCGGCCTACGGGGGGAAAATGCCCCTGTGCGCCCTGGACGCGGCTTGCACCTACCAGGCCAGCGGGGTCAACGCCTGGACCCTTCGCAGCGGCGAGGGCGGCGAGGCCATCGCCGCCTACCGCATGAACGCGGCCATGGACGTGGGCCTGCCGCGCTTTTTCCACTACGCCCTGTCGCCCGGCCAAGCCTGGCTGCTGTCCCTGGAGGCCCTGTCGGGCCTGTTTGTGGCCGATGACCACGAAACGGCCCAGGCCGTGGCCCAGGGCCTTACCCCCGTCACCATCGTCAAGGAGGAGGCATGA
- a CDS encoding coiled-coil domain-containing protein — translation MSEQNDAAGIVRNKFETAQNYANDAWHSATSFLARLGGLTRVTYPKDHLPELPAAPAYSGVPQPPELPGVALDTVAAPILPRLTDLDLDGIEIPAFRTVAPDIVLPAAPAMELPRPPGDAPNLPDLELPAEPALVLPAPPVFSPLVIPELTTAVTPTFEGQRPPLPDMPAPGNLYVVPGEERHESSLRRALAQRLEAEVRAGGAGYGPELEEGLWERAKRRVDDALAQKLKDVSDDFAARGATGLGGPMAALLRAARADAAEGLAGHSLDLLVRQAEMAAQNGRAAVDQALALEAQDIDLVNQRAARSFEAARELARFGYEGLAAEVAVHNAQLARYQADAAVFEARIRAGLSELEAYKARVEGARLAGEVQKQAADLYLAELSGVTAMIGLYKARMEGAAAKASLGRDRLSAYEAQVAGYVAAVNANTARFNAHAAALAGEEAKARIYAEQVRAYGGEVEAAKTAAETRLAVAARENDTRLEAYKADVARFEAELRQAQAKADTLLKEKELALGLYDAVLKADGAQNELRSRDHASQVDAFLKAAEASIKEADMLLQNSLGELRLESEKIRSGAQISAQMAASALNAVSATAQIGFSESVGERTTTSTTESTQRSVSESTSRSNGSRESFNHNYNYRV, via the coding sequence ATGAGCGAGCAAAACGACGCGGCCGGCATTGTGCGCAACAAGTTCGAGACGGCCCAGAACTACGCCAACGACGCCTGGCATTCGGCCACGAGCTTTCTGGCCCGTCTGGGCGGGCTGACCCGGGTGACCTATCCCAAGGACCACCTGCCCGAGCTGCCGGCCGCCCCGGCCTACTCGGGCGTGCCCCAGCCGCCGGAACTCCCCGGCGTGGCCCTGGACACCGTGGCCGCCCCGATCCTGCCGCGACTCACGGACCTCGACCTCGACGGCATCGAGATCCCGGCCTTTCGGACCGTCGCGCCGGACATCGTCCTGCCCGCCGCCCCGGCCATGGAGCTGCCCCGGCCGCCGGGCGACGCGCCGAACCTGCCCGACCTCGAACTCCCGGCCGAGCCGGCCCTCGTCCTGCCCGCGCCGCCGGTCTTTTCGCCCCTGGTCATCCCCGAGCTGACCACGGCCGTCACCCCGACCTTCGAGGGGCAGCGCCCGCCCCTGCCCGACATGCCCGCTCCGGGCAACCTCTATGTGGTACCAGGCGAGGAGCGCCACGAGTCCTCCCTGCGCCGGGCCCTGGCCCAGCGTCTGGAAGCCGAGGTGCGCGCCGGCGGGGCCGGCTACGGCCCGGAGCTTGAGGAAGGCCTGTGGGAACGCGCCAAACGCCGGGTGGACGACGCCCTGGCCCAAAAGCTCAAGGACGTGTCCGACGACTTCGCCGCCCGGGGCGCGACCGGCCTAGGCGGCCCCATGGCCGCCCTGCTGCGGGCCGCCAGGGCCGACGCGGCCGAAGGGCTCGCCGGCCACAGCCTCGATCTGCTGGTCCGGCAAGCCGAGATGGCCGCCCAAAACGGCCGGGCCGCCGTGGACCAGGCCCTGGCCCTGGAAGCCCAGGACATCGACCTGGTCAACCAGCGCGCCGCCCGGTCCTTTGAGGCGGCCCGGGAACTGGCCCGGTTCGGCTACGAGGGGCTTGCCGCCGAAGTGGCCGTGCACAATGCCCAGCTGGCCCGCTATCAGGCCGACGCCGCCGTGTTCGAGGCCCGCATCCGGGCCGGGTTGTCGGAACTGGAGGCCTACAAGGCCCGGGTCGAGGGGGCGCGCCTGGCTGGCGAGGTTCAAAAACAGGCGGCCGATCTCTACCTGGCCGAGCTGTCCGGGGTCACGGCCATGATCGGCCTGTACAAGGCCCGCATGGAGGGCGCGGCGGCCAAGGCGTCGCTGGGGCGCGACCGGCTTTCCGCCTACGAGGCCCAGGTGGCGGGCTATGTGGCGGCGGTCAACGCCAACACGGCACGCTTTAATGCCCACGCCGCCGCACTGGCCGGGGAGGAAGCCAAGGCGCGCATCTACGCCGAACAGGTCCGGGCCTACGGCGGCGAGGTCGAGGCGGCCAAGACGGCGGCCGAGACCCGGCTGGCCGTGGCCGCCCGGGAAAACGACACCCGCCTGGAAGCCTACAAGGCCGACGTGGCCCGGTTCGAGGCCGAGCTGCGCCAGGCCCAGGCCAAGGCCGACACGCTGCTCAAGGAAAAGGAACTGGCCCTGGGCCTCTACGACGCCGTGCTCAAGGCTGACGGAGCCCAAAACGAACTGCGCTCCCGAGACCATGCCTCCCAGGTGGACGCCTTCCTCAAGGCGGCCGAAGCCTCGATCAAGGAAGCCGACATGCTGCTGCAAAACTCGCTGGGCGAACTGCGCCTGGAATCGGAAAAAATCCGTTCCGGCGCGCAGATTTCGGCCCAGATGGCGGCCAGCGCCTTAAACGCCGTCAGCGCCACGGCGCAGATCGGCTTCAGCGAATCCGTGGGCGAGCGCACCACCACCTCGACCACCGAGTCCACCCAGCGTTCGGTCAGCGAATCCACCTCCCGCTCCAACGGCTCCCGCGAGAGCTTCAACCACAACTACAACTACCGGGTGTAA